From the Oryzias latipes chromosome 22, ASM223467v1 genome, one window contains:
- the LOC105356970 gene encoding uncharacterized protein LOC105356970 isoform X1 gives MRPRCGVWFRPLGPPADLLLRTPVSSTLSAAVFSYKPLYKRVGEDAVLPCSVERRSNRDVYWVISRLRRAASEQMSCTANVEQTAASRLSVNSSCSLLIRNVTEEDAGRYVCRDRQDYYNYIPVFLEVLTISLSPSDVGGRVDLRCSLLSFHELHVCEGSTIIWMNQTGSELSAKNPQFELQRPTKCVSVLTVEHQSGNHQTFTCQFVKDKQVKTEAVYLLTDTGEQTKHLNYRVGEEVLLPCRTTSSSSSCSDVTWLHQKGPDEALRPAVHKGSVVRTSAAASRLSVSSDGSLLIRSITEEDAGRYLLRLGNKNELDVYLHILSNLSGHIFIILAGAVVKVVLVFLGLIAALVCMARRRTKGNEDQRTRTSTFTLRHLLIWMMSFPVSLSS, from the exons ATGAGGCCTCGCTGTGGCGTTTGGTTCCGACCTTTGGGACCACCAGCAGACCTGCTCCTGAGGACCCCAGTGTCCTCGACAC tttctgctgctgttttctctTATAAGCCGCTGTATAAAAGAGTTGGAGAGGACGCCGTTTTACCTTGTTCTGTTGAAAGACGCTCTAACCGGGACGTCTACTGGGTGATCAGCAGACTCAGAAGAGCCGCTTCAGAACAGATGAGCTGCACAGCAAACGTTGAGCAGACTGCAGCATCCAGGCTGAGCGTGAACAGCAGCTGCTCTCTGCTCATCAGAAACGTCACCGAGGAAGACGCTGGACGCTACGTCTGTCGGGACAGACAGGATTACTACAACTACATCCCTGTGTTTCTGGAAGTTCTGACCA tctctttgTCTCCTTCAGATGTCGGTGGAAGAGTCGACCTGAGGTGCTCCTTGCTAAGCTTCCATGAACTCCACGTCTGTGAGGGAAGCACCATCATCTGGATGAACCAGACGGGATCAGAACTGTCGGCCAAAAATCCACAGTTTGAGCTTCAAAGACCAACAAAGTGTGTTTCTGTTCTGACTGTGGAGCATCAGAGTGGAAACCACCAGACATTCACCTGTCAGTTTGTTAAAGACAAGCAGGTGAAGACAGAAGCCGTCTACCTTCTTACAG ACACCGGTGAACAAACTAAACATCTCAACTACAGAGTTGGAGAGGAAGTCCTTTTACCTTGCAGAActacatcctcctcttcctcatgttCTGATGTTACCTGGCTGCACCAGAAAGGTCCAGATGAAGCACTAAGACCAGCAGTCCACAAAGGAAGTGTTGTCCGGacttcagctgcagcttccaggcTGAGTGTGAGCAGCGACGGCTCTCTGCTCATCAGAAGCATCACTGAGGAAGACGCTGGTCGATATCTGCTTCGGCTCGGCAACAAGAATGAGTTAGACGTGTATCTGCATATTTTGAGCA ATCTTTCTGGTCACATCTTCATCATCCTCGCTGGAGCCGTGGTGAAGGTGGTGTTGGTGTTTCTGGGTCTGATTGCTGCTCTGGTCTGCATGgccaggaggagaaccaaagggaacGAGGACCAGAGAACGAGAACAAGTACTTTCACTCTTCGTCATCTTCTGATCTGgatgatgtcatttcctgtttctctcagctcataa
- the LOC105356970 gene encoding uncharacterized protein LOC105356970 isoform X4: MTLLLKLVFIFMLQFEVSAAVFSYKPLYKRVGEDAVLPCSVERRSNRDVYWVISRLRRAASEQMSCTANVEQTAASRLSVNSSCSLLIRNVTEEDAGRYVCRDRQDYYNYIPVFLEVLTISLSPSDVGGRVDLRCSLLSFHELHVCEGSTIIWMNQTGSELSAKNPQFELQRPTKCVSVLTVEHQSGNHQTFTCQFVKDKQVKTEAVYLLTDTGEQTKHLNYRVGEEVLLPCRTTSSSSSCSDVTWLHQKGPDEALRPAVHKGSVVRTSAAASRLSVSSDGSLLIRSITEEDAGRYLLRLGNKNELDVYLHILSNLSGHIFIILAGAVVKVVLVFLGLIAALVCMARRRTKGNEDQRTRTSTFTLRHLLIWMMSFPVSLSS, encoded by the exons ATGACTCTTCTACTGAAATTAGTCTTTATTTTCATGCTTCAGTTTGAAG tttctgctgctgttttctctTATAAGCCGCTGTATAAAAGAGTTGGAGAGGACGCCGTTTTACCTTGTTCTGTTGAAAGACGCTCTAACCGGGACGTCTACTGGGTGATCAGCAGACTCAGAAGAGCCGCTTCAGAACAGATGAGCTGCACAGCAAACGTTGAGCAGACTGCAGCATCCAGGCTGAGCGTGAACAGCAGCTGCTCTCTGCTCATCAGAAACGTCACCGAGGAAGACGCTGGACGCTACGTCTGTCGGGACAGACAGGATTACTACAACTACATCCCTGTGTTTCTGGAAGTTCTGACCA tctctttgTCTCCTTCAGATGTCGGTGGAAGAGTCGACCTGAGGTGCTCCTTGCTAAGCTTCCATGAACTCCACGTCTGTGAGGGAAGCACCATCATCTGGATGAACCAGACGGGATCAGAACTGTCGGCCAAAAATCCACAGTTTGAGCTTCAAAGACCAACAAAGTGTGTTTCTGTTCTGACTGTGGAGCATCAGAGTGGAAACCACCAGACATTCACCTGTCAGTTTGTTAAAGACAAGCAGGTGAAGACAGAAGCCGTCTACCTTCTTACAG ACACCGGTGAACAAACTAAACATCTCAACTACAGAGTTGGAGAGGAAGTCCTTTTACCTTGCAGAActacatcctcctcttcctcatgttCTGATGTTACCTGGCTGCACCAGAAAGGTCCAGATGAAGCACTAAGACCAGCAGTCCACAAAGGAAGTGTTGTCCGGacttcagctgcagcttccaggcTGAGTGTGAGCAGCGACGGCTCTCTGCTCATCAGAAGCATCACTGAGGAAGACGCTGGTCGATATCTGCTTCGGCTCGGCAACAAGAATGAGTTAGACGTGTATCTGCATATTTTGAGCA ATCTTTCTGGTCACATCTTCATCATCCTCGCTGGAGCCGTGGTGAAGGTGGTGTTGGTGTTTCTGGGTCTGATTGCTGCTCTGGTCTGCATGgccaggaggagaaccaaagggaacGAGGACCAGAGAACGAGAACAAGTACTTTCACTCTTCGTCATCTTCTGATCTGgatgatgtcatttcctgtttctctcagctcataa
- the LOC105356970 gene encoding uncharacterized protein LOC105356970 isoform X3, producing the protein MRPRCGVWFRPLGPPADLLLRTPVSSTLSAAVFSYKPLYKRVGEDAVLPCSVERRSNRDVYWVISRLRRAASEQMSCTANVEQTAASRLSVNSSCSLLIRNVTEEDAGRYVCRDRQDYYNYIPVFLEVLTISLSPSDVGGRVDLRCSLLSFHELHVCEGSTIIWMNQTGSELSAKNPQFELQRPTKCVSVLTVEHQSGNHQTFTCQFVKDKQVKTEAVYLLTDTGEQTKHLNYRVGEEVLLPCRTTSSSSSCSDVTWLHQKGPDEALRPAVHKGSVVRTSAAASRLSVSSDGSLLIRSITEEDAGRYLLRLGNKNELDVYLHILSNLSGHIFIILAGAVVKVVLVFLGLIAALVCMARRRTKGNEDQRTRTRRRTVDADEDAL; encoded by the exons ATGAGGCCTCGCTGTGGCGTTTGGTTCCGACCTTTGGGACCACCAGCAGACCTGCTCCTGAGGACCCCAGTGTCCTCGACAC tttctgctgctgttttctctTATAAGCCGCTGTATAAAAGAGTTGGAGAGGACGCCGTTTTACCTTGTTCTGTTGAAAGACGCTCTAACCGGGACGTCTACTGGGTGATCAGCAGACTCAGAAGAGCCGCTTCAGAACAGATGAGCTGCACAGCAAACGTTGAGCAGACTGCAGCATCCAGGCTGAGCGTGAACAGCAGCTGCTCTCTGCTCATCAGAAACGTCACCGAGGAAGACGCTGGACGCTACGTCTGTCGGGACAGACAGGATTACTACAACTACATCCCTGTGTTTCTGGAAGTTCTGACCA tctctttgTCTCCTTCAGATGTCGGTGGAAGAGTCGACCTGAGGTGCTCCTTGCTAAGCTTCCATGAACTCCACGTCTGTGAGGGAAGCACCATCATCTGGATGAACCAGACGGGATCAGAACTGTCGGCCAAAAATCCACAGTTTGAGCTTCAAAGACCAACAAAGTGTGTTTCTGTTCTGACTGTGGAGCATCAGAGTGGAAACCACCAGACATTCACCTGTCAGTTTGTTAAAGACAAGCAGGTGAAGACAGAAGCCGTCTACCTTCTTACAG ACACCGGTGAACAAACTAAACATCTCAACTACAGAGTTGGAGAGGAAGTCCTTTTACCTTGCAGAActacatcctcctcttcctcatgttCTGATGTTACCTGGCTGCACCAGAAAGGTCCAGATGAAGCACTAAGACCAGCAGTCCACAAAGGAAGTGTTGTCCGGacttcagctgcagcttccaggcTGAGTGTGAGCAGCGACGGCTCTCTGCTCATCAGAAGCATCACTGAGGAAGACGCTGGTCGATATCTGCTTCGGCTCGGCAACAAGAATGAGTTAGACGTGTATCTGCATATTTTGAGCA ATCTTTCTGGTCACATCTTCATCATCCTCGCTGGAGCCGTGGTGAAGGTGGTGTTGGTGTTTCTGGGTCTGATTGCTGCTCTGGTCTGCATGgccaggaggagaaccaaagggaacGAGGACCAGAGAACGAGAACAA GGAGAAGAACTGTGGATGCTGATGAAGACGCCCTGTGA
- the LOC105356970 gene encoding uncharacterized protein LOC105356970 isoform X2 has translation MRPRCGVWFRPLGPPADLLLRTPVSSTLSAAVFSYKPLYKRVGEDAVLPCSVERRSNRDVYWVISRLRRAASEQMSCTANVEQTAASRLSVNSSCSLLIRNVTEEDAGRYVCRDRQDYYNYIPVFLEVLTNVGGRVDLRCSLLSFHELHVCEGSTIIWMNQTGSELSAKNPQFELQRPTKCVSVLTVEHQSGNHQTFTCQFVKDKQVKTEAVYLLTDTGEQTKHLNYRVGEEVLLPCRTTSSSSSCSDVTWLHQKGPDEALRPAVHKGSVVRTSAAASRLSVSSDGSLLIRSITEEDAGRYLLRLGNKNELDVYLHILSNLSGHIFIILAGAVVKVVLVFLGLIAALVCMARRRTKGNEDQRTRTSTFTLRHLLIWMMSFPVSLSS, from the exons ATGAGGCCTCGCTGTGGCGTTTGGTTCCGACCTTTGGGACCACCAGCAGACCTGCTCCTGAGGACCCCAGTGTCCTCGACAC tttctgctgctgttttctctTATAAGCCGCTGTATAAAAGAGTTGGAGAGGACGCCGTTTTACCTTGTTCTGTTGAAAGACGCTCTAACCGGGACGTCTACTGGGTGATCAGCAGACTCAGAAGAGCCGCTTCAGAACAGATGAGCTGCACAGCAAACGTTGAGCAGACTGCAGCATCCAGGCTGAGCGTGAACAGCAGCTGCTCTCTGCTCATCAGAAACGTCACCGAGGAAGACGCTGGACGCTACGTCTGTCGGGACAGACAGGATTACTACAACTACATCCCTGTGTTTCTGGAAGTTCTGACCA ATGTCGGTGGAAGAGTCGACCTGAGGTGCTCCTTGCTAAGCTTCCATGAACTCCACGTCTGTGAGGGAAGCACCATCATCTGGATGAACCAGACGGGATCAGAACTGTCGGCCAAAAATCCACAGTTTGAGCTTCAAAGACCAACAAAGTGTGTTTCTGTTCTGACTGTGGAGCATCAGAGTGGAAACCACCAGACATTCACCTGTCAGTTTGTTAAAGACAAGCAGGTGAAGACAGAAGCCGTCTACCTTCTTACAG ACACCGGTGAACAAACTAAACATCTCAACTACAGAGTTGGAGAGGAAGTCCTTTTACCTTGCAGAActacatcctcctcttcctcatgttCTGATGTTACCTGGCTGCACCAGAAAGGTCCAGATGAAGCACTAAGACCAGCAGTCCACAAAGGAAGTGTTGTCCGGacttcagctgcagcttccaggcTGAGTGTGAGCAGCGACGGCTCTCTGCTCATCAGAAGCATCACTGAGGAAGACGCTGGTCGATATCTGCTTCGGCTCGGCAACAAGAATGAGTTAGACGTGTATCTGCATATTTTGAGCA ATCTTTCTGGTCACATCTTCATCATCCTCGCTGGAGCCGTGGTGAAGGTGGTGTTGGTGTTTCTGGGTCTGATTGCTGCTCTGGTCTGCATGgccaggaggagaaccaaagggaacGAGGACCAGAGAACGAGAACAAGTACTTTCACTCTTCGTCATCTTCTGATCTGgatgatgtcatttcctgtttctctcagctcataa